The following are encoded in a window of Diorhabda sublineata isolate icDioSubl1.1 chromosome 3, icDioSubl1.1, whole genome shotgun sequence genomic DNA:
- the LOC130442090 gene encoding RING finger and CHY zinc finger domain-containing protein 1 isoform X1: protein MDSISTPRAEGPPTETEKPVGCCHYKRKSKLLAPCCNKVYTCRFCHDESENHQINRKEITELVCALCNTRQNVQSNCINCGVLFGKYACLECNLFDDDEKRQFHCKGCGICRIGGADRFFHCNKCNMCLPIQLKQGHKCVENVSRSNCPICLEDIHTSRIACNIPPCGHLLHRPCYEELLRNGLYACPICQTSLTDMQRLWKHYDMEIANTPMPPEYRNYYVEILCKDCHKESIVKFHVVGFKCAHCGSYNTCRNKGPVTLRGCFRTGIRYFALFCNLLISMTRKIFTTIPYLFLIYDTEQAAEPIGNSNEEIRESDVENLVETTENPE, encoded by the exons ATGGATTCAATTTCTACGCCAAGAGCAGAAGGACCTCCAACAGAAACTGAAAAACCAGTTGGATGTTGTCATTACAAAAGAAAGTCAAAACTATTG gcgCCTTGTTGTAATAAAGTATACACCTGTAGATTTTGTCATGATGAAAGTGAAAATCACCAGATTAATAGAAAAGAAATAACAGAACTGGTATGTGCTTTATGTAATACTAGACAAAATGTTCAAAGTAACTGTATAAATTGTGGGGTGCTTTTTGGAAAG TATGCGTGTTTAgaatgtaatttatttgatgatgatgaaaaacGGCAGTTTCACTGTAAAGGATGCGGTATATGCAGAATTGGAGGTGCCGATAGATTCTTTCACTGCAACAAATGTAATATGTGTCTTCCCATTCAATTGAAACAAGGACACAAg TGTGTAGAAAATGTTTCGAGATCTAATTGTCCGATATGTTTGGAAGACATCCACACATCTAGAATAGCTTGCAATATACCCCCTTGCGGTCATCTTTTACATAGACCGTGTTATGAAGAACTTCTACGTAATGGACTATACGCTTGCCCTATTTGCCAAACTTCTTTGACGGATATGCAGAGACTTTGGAAGCATTACGATATGGAAATAGCAAATACTCCAATGCCTCCagaatatagaaattattatgtGGAAATACTTTGCAAAGATTGTCATAAA GAAAgtattgtaaaatttcatgtaGTAGGTTTCAAGTGTGCTCATTGCGGTTCTTATAATACCTGTAGGAACAAAGGACCTGTAACTTTGAGAG GCTGCTTCAGGACAGGTATTAGATATTTCGCTTTATTTTGCAACCTTTTGATTTCTATGACCAGAAAAATTTTTACAACCATTCCCTATTTGTTCTTAATATATG ataCAGAACAAGCCGCAGAACCTATTGGTAATTCTAATGAAGAAATTAGAGAATCGGATGTTGAAAATTTAGTAGAAACTACTGAAAATCCTGAATAA
- the LOC130442090 gene encoding RING finger and CHY zinc finger domain-containing protein 1 isoform X2 has product MDSISTPRAEGPPTETEKPVGCCHYKRKSKLLAPCCNKVYTCRFCHDESENHQINRKEITELVCALCNTRQNVQSNCINCGVLFGKYACLECNLFDDDEKRQFHCKGCGICRIGGADRFFHCNKCNMCLPIQLKQGHKCVENVSRSNCPICLEDIHTSRIACNIPPCGHLLHRPCYEELLRNGLYACPICQTSLTDMQRLWKHYDMEIANTPMPPEYRNYYVEILCKDCHKESIVKFHVVGFKCAHCGSYNTCRNKGPVTLRDTEQAAEPIGNSNEEIRESDVENLVETTENPE; this is encoded by the exons ATGGATTCAATTTCTACGCCAAGAGCAGAAGGACCTCCAACAGAAACTGAAAAACCAGTTGGATGTTGTCATTACAAAAGAAAGTCAAAACTATTG gcgCCTTGTTGTAATAAAGTATACACCTGTAGATTTTGTCATGATGAAAGTGAAAATCACCAGATTAATAGAAAAGAAATAACAGAACTGGTATGTGCTTTATGTAATACTAGACAAAATGTTCAAAGTAACTGTATAAATTGTGGGGTGCTTTTTGGAAAG TATGCGTGTTTAgaatgtaatttatttgatgatgatgaaaaacGGCAGTTTCACTGTAAAGGATGCGGTATATGCAGAATTGGAGGTGCCGATAGATTCTTTCACTGCAACAAATGTAATATGTGTCTTCCCATTCAATTGAAACAAGGACACAAg TGTGTAGAAAATGTTTCGAGATCTAATTGTCCGATATGTTTGGAAGACATCCACACATCTAGAATAGCTTGCAATATACCCCCTTGCGGTCATCTTTTACATAGACCGTGTTATGAAGAACTTCTACGTAATGGACTATACGCTTGCCCTATTTGCCAAACTTCTTTGACGGATATGCAGAGACTTTGGAAGCATTACGATATGGAAATAGCAAATACTCCAATGCCTCCagaatatagaaattattatgtGGAAATACTTTGCAAAGATTGTCATAAA GAAAgtattgtaaaatttcatgtaGTAGGTTTCAAGTGTGCTCATTGCGGTTCTTATAATACCTGTAGGAACAAAGGACCTGTAACTTTGAGAG ataCAGAACAAGCCGCAGAACCTATTGGTAATTCTAATGAAGAAATTAGAGAATCGGATGTTGAAAATTTAGTAGAAACTACTGAAAATCCTGAATAA
- the LOC130442091 gene encoding DNA primase large subunit-like, protein MNLNTYRISPVAHCSLLTIEEICKERIQLYSIFEQAKILELEEGTEPWSNFIISNIKHLKLNTYHTLLGYKLHQGFLKSKRIDNTAHWIVGLSYCRTKELQKLFVNWELQWFHLLYINTKKSDRQMFLLKNNLMCKELEYLERISFSDEIINGTEVTKSDYHSTVFYKTKYYEIPEIVAGRKAFLKGGVAVFSENYYICFIKNKLRHEFMMHLNFQNKVYPHLNDRYKYLVHCIPQYIPVLNFGSELDSLSLDNIDLFADHHFPLCMRNLHKTLRTNHHLKYDGRMQLGVFLFWLGLSFEDAMEFWKNEFVKKMPEDLFNRKHAYLFKHQYGLVGRKSSYPPSSCSNILLYTPLPNQHHGCPFKHWSKTTLLKTIDKEVPCLKDIEDLVDQRQFQKACTTYFCRSKNVAHLSVENDVIKSPNQYVHESFLVRDILETIFDDDI, encoded by the exons atgaatttaaatactTATAGAATATCACCTGTAGCACACTGTAGTTTATTGACAATAGAAGAAATATGCAAAGAAAGAATTCAGTTATATTCGATATTTGAACAAGCTAAAATTTTAGAGCTCGAGGAAGGAACTGAACCATGgtctaattttataatatcaaatataaagcATTTGAAATTAAACACTTATCATACTCTATTAGGTTATAAATTACACCAGGGGTTTTTGAAATCTAAACGGATAGATAATACTGCTCACTGGATTGTTGGTTTga gttattgtCGAACTAAGGAATTACAAAAACTTTTCGTAAATTGGGAGTTACAATGGTTTCATTTGTTAtacattaacacaaaaaaatccGATAGGCaaatgtttttgttgaaaaataatttgatgtgtAAGGAATTGGAATATTTGGAGAGGATATCGTTTTCTGACGAAATTATTAACGGAACTGAAGTTACTAAAAGCGATTATCACTCAACTgtgttttataaaacaaaatattatgaaataccAGAAATAGTTGCTGGTAGAAAAGCATTTTTAAAAGGCGGAGTTGCtgttttttccgaaaattattatatctgttttataaaaaataaattgaggcACGAATTTATGATgcatttgaattttcaaaataaagtttatcCTCATTTGAACgatagatataaatatttagttcATTGTATACCGCAGTACATTCCTGTCTTAAATTTTGGTAGTGAATTAGATAGTCTTAGTTTGGATAATATTGACCTGTTTGCCGATCACCATTTCCCCCTATGCATGAGAAATTTGCATAAAACTCTCAGAACTAATcatcatttaaaatatgatggTAGAATGCAACTAGGGgtgtttttattttggttgGGTCTTTCTTTCGAAGACGCTAtggaattttggaaaaacgaatttgttaaaaaaatgccTGAAGATTTATTCAATAGAAAGCAtgcttatttatttaaacatcaATATGGGTTAGTAGGAAGGAAGAGTTCGTATCCCCCCTCGAGTTGCAGTAACATTCTTCTATATACCCCGTTGCCAAATCAACATCACGGATGTCCTTTTAAACATTGGTCTAAAACAACTCTATTAAAAACTATAGATAAAGAAGTTCCATGTTTGAAAGACATTGAGGATCTGGTAGACCAACGACAGTTCCAGAAGGCTTGTACGACATATTTTTGTAGATCGAAAAATGTTGCTCATCTTAGCGTTGaaaatgatgttataaaaaGCCCGAATCAGTATGTTCATGAAAGTTTTCTAGTTCGTGATATTTTAGAAACGATTTTTGATGATGATATTTAG